A single window of Paenibacillus sp. SYP-B4298 DNA harbors:
- a CDS encoding DUF1129 family protein produces the protein MKKNAVRDEQRSIRHMIEENNRLREQLHPDNERYYSDMMVYIRTSGVEERQGEELLLELLQHLIEAQHGGKSAREVFGEDPEGYCKELIEQLPRAGKQEQLKLLVMVPWIALTWYFLVQGLFPLIRSFGGDGEGSQLVDIPLMVPVAIGLSSLLFVRLLLAVVHKSSFKQGKQSMKWQFIALNTVFIGAIVCVAVFGKEWLPTWSVSSWICLAIFAVGLLGQRVLFRD, from the coding sequence ATGAAGAAAAATGCTGTACGCGATGAACAGCGTTCGATCCGGCATATGATTGAGGAGAACAATAGGCTGCGGGAGCAGCTTCATCCAGATAACGAACGCTATTACAGTGACATGATGGTATATATCCGCACCAGCGGAGTGGAGGAACGGCAAGGAGAGGAGCTGCTGCTGGAGCTGCTGCAACATCTGATTGAGGCCCAGCATGGGGGTAAGAGTGCACGTGAGGTGTTCGGAGAGGACCCGGAAGGGTACTGCAAGGAATTGATAGAGCAATTGCCCCGAGCAGGGAAGCAGGAACAATTGAAGCTGCTTGTTATGGTGCCCTGGATCGCCTTGACCTGGTATTTCTTGGTGCAAGGACTGTTCCCTCTGATCCGATCATTTGGAGGTGACGGGGAGGGAAGTCAACTCGTGGATATTCCGCTCATGGTGCCTGTAGCGATCGGCCTGTCATCGTTGCTGTTTGTCCGGCTGCTGCTTGCGGTTGTTCACAAGAGCTCCTTCAAGCAAGGAAAGCAGAGCATGAAGTGGCAATTTATCGCACTGAATACGGTGTTCATAGGAGCTATCGTCTGTGTTGCTGTATTCGGCAAGGAATGGCTCCCGACATGGAGTGTCTCATCATGGATATGTCTTGCAATCTTTGCTGTGGGGCTGCTTGGGCAACGAGTACTGTTTCGTGATTAA
- a CDS encoding histidine kinase N-terminal 7TM domain-containing diguanylate cyclase, which produces MDIYIANYIVIVSVAGALNVLLGLYAWFKKTSFTGIRIFSAMSFASSFYIFGFAMELGSVSLEEIKFWIQVEYIGLPFISPLCMIMVGHFVGAERFRSKRLFGLLMVIPVLSVLMLYTNDDHHLFYRTIYLRGDMATPLADMVFGEWYVIHGSYTFGCIVVSGYLLIRRLRNIEAAYRAQIIVMLAGVFLPMIGSFLYLVSLTPYGMDPVPVIMCLTSGMYAWAVLSNGMFTITPVAREVIFESMRDGVLVLDEHNRLVDYNSAAALMLRTLGASTIGTPLSSLWSSQPGGSGAIDAFDEAREEQILRWRRDGAIYTYGVRTSPILRKEQPIGRTIILTDVTERTALEEQLRYMASMDGLTRIYNRSYFMHETKEKMASASYTGRFVSLILLDIDYFKRINDGYGHDIGDTALVHVVNVCRGHVPVDGILGRYGGEEFMLCLFGYSLSQSGELAERIRLDIAGHPLELSDASLTLSASFGIASGTAGQITLEELLRRADQALYTSKAGGRNCIHLAADEGNIRLEMGQRELLEP; this is translated from the coding sequence ATGGACATCTATATCGCCAATTATATCGTGATCGTCTCGGTCGCAGGGGCATTGAATGTGCTGCTGGGATTGTATGCATGGTTCAAGAAAACCAGCTTTACCGGTATCCGCATCTTTTCCGCCATGTCCTTTGCCTCGTCGTTCTACATCTTCGGCTTCGCCATGGAGCTGGGAAGCGTATCCTTGGAGGAGATCAAGTTCTGGATTCAAGTGGAGTATATCGGGCTGCCGTTCATCTCCCCGCTCTGCATGATTATGGTCGGACATTTCGTCGGGGCAGAACGGTTCAGGAGCAAGCGGCTGTTCGGGCTGCTGATGGTGATCCCCGTCCTATCGGTTCTGATGCTCTATACCAATGATGATCATCACCTGTTCTACCGAACCATTTATTTGCGCGGAGACATGGCCACCCCGCTCGCTGACATGGTATTTGGCGAATGGTATGTCATTCATGGCAGCTACACCTTCGGGTGCATTGTTGTATCTGGTTACCTGCTGATCCGCCGGCTGCGCAACATCGAAGCCGCCTACCGGGCTCAGATCATCGTCATGCTGGCTGGCGTCTTCCTGCCTATGATCGGGTCCTTCCTGTATCTGGTTAGTCTGACGCCTTACGGCATGGACCCTGTGCCGGTCATCATGTGCCTGACCTCGGGCATGTATGCCTGGGCGGTGTTGTCCAATGGCATGTTCACCATCACGCCGGTCGCCCGCGAGGTGATCTTCGAGAGCATGCGCGATGGTGTGCTTGTGCTCGATGAGCACAATCGGCTGGTCGACTATAACTCCGCAGCGGCCTTGATGCTGCGAACTCTGGGGGCTTCCACTATCGGAACCCCGCTCAGCAGCCTCTGGTCTAGCCAGCCGGGGGGCTCAGGCGCGATTGATGCCTTCGATGAAGCCAGAGAGGAACAGATACTGCGGTGGCGAAGGGATGGCGCCATCTATACCTACGGCGTGCGCACCTCGCCGATCCTTCGCAAGGAGCAGCCGATCGGGCGCACCATTATTTTGACCGATGTCACCGAACGGACGGCGCTGGAGGAACAGTTGCGTTATATGGCGTCTATGGATGGTCTGACTCGAATCTATAATCGATCCTATTTCATGCATGAGACCAAGGAAAAAATGGCAAGCGCCTCCTATACAGGCCGCTTCGTCTCCCTCATTCTGCTGGATATTGACTATTTCAAGCGGATCAACGATGGCTACGGACACGATATTGGGGATACCGCACTGGTGCATGTTGTCAATGTCTGCCGAGGGCATGTACCGGTGGACGGTATTTTGGGGCGCTATGGCGGGGAAGAATTTATGCTCTGCCTGTTCGGCTACAGTTTGTCGCAGTCAGGCGAGCTGGCTGAGCGCATTCGCCTTGATATAGCAGGCCATCCGCTTGAGCTCTCTGATGCCTCGCTTACGCTCTCCGCCAGCTTCGGCATCGCATCCGGCACCGCAGGTCAGATCACGCTGGAGGAATTGCTGCGACGGGCAGACCAGGCGCTGTATACCTCCAAGGCCGGAGGACGCAACTGCATCCATCTGGCAGCAGACGAGGGGAATATCCGGCTAGAGATGGGACAGCGTGAATTGCTTGAGCCATAA
- a CDS encoding PadR family transcriptional regulator: MSRSGYTQMLKGILEGCILAIIDKHEVYGYELCLLLERSGFDYVSEGSIYPLLLRMQKEKWIEGYMKADIRSGGPPRKYYRLTDEGASILQQFRHNWTHLRSSVDQTLAQGS; encoded by the coding sequence ATGAGCAGATCGGGTTACACGCAGATGTTGAAGGGAATACTTGAAGGCTGCATATTGGCCATTATCGACAAGCATGAGGTATATGGCTATGAGCTGTGCCTCTTGCTGGAGCGCAGTGGCTTCGACTATGTCAGCGAGGGCAGCATCTACCCGCTGCTTCTGCGTATGCAGAAGGAAAAGTGGATTGAAGGCTACATGAAGGCAGATATACGTTCAGGTGGGCCGCCCCGCAAATATTATCGTCTGACAGATGAGGGAGCAAGTATATTGCAGCAATTCCGGCATAACTGGACTCACCTGAGATCAAGCGTGGATCAGACGCTTGCGCAAGGGAGCTAA